The following coding sequences lie in one Deltaproteobacteria bacterium IMCC39524 genomic window:
- the cysK gene encoding cysteine synthase A, producing MSQVYTDNSLSIGRTPLVQLNRVGAKGGATILAKIEGRNPAYSVKCRIGASMIWDAEEKGLLGPGKELVEPTSGNTGIALAFVAAARGIPITLTMPETMSLERRKVLKALGANLALTPGAKGMSGAIAAAEELAASDPDRYVLLHQFKNPANPEIHVKTTGPEIWDDTDGNVDVIVSGVGTGGTITGISRYFKEVRGKQIISVAVEPEDSPVISQQLAGEMLQPGPHKIQGIGAGFIPEILDLDLIDRVELVSNDEAIEFARRLAREEGILSGISCGAAGAVAARLAALPEFKGKTIVVILPDSGERYLTSVLFEGIV from the coding sequence ATGAGCCAGGTATATACAGACAACTCTCTCTCGATCGGACGCACTCCCCTTGTGCAGCTGAATCGTGTAGGAGCGAAAGGCGGGGCGACCATCCTTGCCAAAATAGAAGGGCGTAACCCGGCCTACTCGGTTAAGTGCCGTATTGGCGCGTCAATGATATGGGATGCTGAGGAAAAAGGCCTACTCGGACCCGGCAAGGAGCTTGTCGAACCGACCAGTGGCAATACTGGCATCGCCCTGGCTTTTGTTGCTGCTGCGCGCGGCATCCCGATTACGCTGACGATGCCGGAGACAATGAGCCTGGAACGTCGCAAGGTCCTTAAAGCCCTCGGAGCGAACCTGGCCCTGACCCCTGGCGCAAAAGGCATGAGTGGAGCGATTGCTGCAGCCGAGGAACTGGCAGCGAGTGACCCCGATCGCTACGTCTTGCTGCATCAATTTAAAAATCCGGCCAATCCTGAAATCCATGTCAAAACCACCGGCCCAGAAATCTGGGATGACACCGATGGCAATGTTGACGTCATCGTTTCCGGAGTCGGAACCGGCGGTACTATCACCGGCATTTCACGGTATTTCAAAGAAGTTCGCGGCAAACAGATCATTTCGGTCGCTGTGGAGCCAGAAGATAGCCCGGTGATCAGCCAGCAACTGGCCGGGGAGATGCTGCAGCCGGGACCGCACAAGATTCAAGGTATCGGGGCCGGTTTCATTCCCGAGATCCTTGATCTGGACCTGATTGACCGCGTTGAGCTGGTCAGCAATGACGAGGCGATCGAATTCGCCCGGAGGCTGGCCCGCGAAGAAGGCATCCTGTCAGGGATCTCGTGTGGCGCGGCAGGGGCTGTCGCTGCCAGACTAGCGGCTCTGCCAGAATTCAAGGGCAAAACGATCGTTGTCATTTTGCCTGACTCCGGTGAGCGTTATCTCACCAGCGTTCTCTTCGAAGGCATAGTCTGA
- a CDS encoding rubrerythrin family protein — translation MSLKGSQTEKNILTAFCGESQARNRYTYFSAQAKKEGFVQISAIFEETANQEREHAKRLFKMLEGGEVEISATFPAGVIGTTAENLGEAAGGENYEHTIMYPEFAAKAREEGFTEIAEVFMSIAVAEKYHEERYLKLLNNIRDKQVFHRKQVATWSCRNCGYQHEGTSAPDPCPACNHAQAHFELTPTNY, via the coding sequence ATGTCCCTGAAAGGCTCCCAAACGGAAAAGAACATACTGACGGCCTTCTGTGGTGAAAGCCAGGCAAGAAACCGCTACACCTATTTCTCTGCCCAGGCCAAAAAGGAAGGCTTTGTCCAGATTTCAGCGATTTTTGAAGAGACAGCAAACCAGGAGCGCGAACATGCCAAACGTCTTTTTAAGATGCTTGAAGGCGGCGAGGTTGAAATCAGCGCAACGTTTCCTGCCGGAGTCATCGGAACAACGGCAGAGAATTTGGGAGAAGCGGCCGGAGGCGAGAACTACGAGCACACAATCATGTACCCGGAATTTGCAGCAAAAGCACGTGAAGAAGGTTTTACGGAGATAGCAGAGGTCTTCATGTCGATCGCTGTTGCCGAGAAATACCACGAGGAACGCTACCTGAAGTTACTCAACAACATCAGAGACAAACAGGTCTTCCATCGCAAGCAGGTAGCGACCTGGAGCTGCCGCAACTGTGGATACCAACACGAAGGGACCTCAGCTCCCGACCCATGCCCAGCCTGCAACCATGCACAGGCGCACTTCGAATTAACCCCGACCAACTACTAA
- a CDS encoding helix-turn-helix transcriptional regulator, whose product MKEAVGKKLKKLRGHLTQDAMASGLGVPKPTYVKWEHGSVYPPPEKLCEIADKYKVTIDNLYGRETESKPLGGELTEDEKEYIATMRSLRPEERIVVVNLLLKYKCSVVK is encoded by the coding sequence ATGAAAGAGGCTGTTGGTAAAAAGCTTAAAAAGCTCCGCGGACACTTAACGCAAGACGCTATGGCATCAGGATTGGGCGTACCAAAACCTACTTACGTAAAATGGGAACACGGGTCTGTATACCCACCACCCGAAAAGCTGTGCGAAATTGCAGACAAATATAAAGTCACAATTGATAATCTCTATGGGAGAGAAACGGAAAGCAAACCTCTCGGCGGGGAACTAACAGAAGACGAGAAAGAATACATTGCAACAATGAGATCACTTCGACCAGAAGAAAGAATTGTTGTCGTCAATCTTCTCTTGAAGTATAAGTGTTCTGTCGTTAAATAA
- a CDS encoding PLP-dependent aspartate aminotransferase family protein, with translation MYHSKYRPATVLVHQGTDRDPATGASTVPIYQASTYHHEGGVSGEYDYARSGNPSRDQVEDAIALLEGGVRGFAYASGMTAIGSSLAILKSGDHLIAAADLYGGSWRFITGVLPQQGISVSLVDTTDINAVKAAITPQTRALFLETPSNPLFKITDLRAMVNIAKENKLITLLDNTFMTPLMQRPLDLGIDITIHSATKFLGGHSDILAGLVTTSDPDLGKRLKYFQNAFGAVLSPFDSFLLSRGIKTLKVRLEAAQKSAQELAERLMGHPSVARVWFPGLTDFPGRDLHFSQATGAGAILSFELKDEGQIKNLLENVKLPIIAPSLGGVETILTHCWSMSHAAIPAQDKLQQGISKSLLRISVGLEDVDDLWEDLEKGLG, from the coding sequence ATGTACCACTCAAAATACCGCCCAGCAACAGTACTGGTCCACCAGGGCACAGACCGTGACCCGGCAACCGGGGCTTCAACGGTGCCTATTTACCAGGCCTCCACCTATCATCACGAGGGCGGAGTGTCCGGTGAATATGATTATGCCCGTAGCGGCAATCCAAGTAGAGACCAGGTCGAAGATGCGATTGCACTGCTCGAAGGTGGCGTACGGGGCTTTGCCTATGCTTCAGGGATGACCGCTATCGGCAGCAGCCTGGCAATCCTCAAAAGCGGTGACCATTTAATCGCAGCGGCCGATCTCTATGGCGGTTCCTGGCGTTTCATCACCGGAGTTCTACCGCAACAAGGAATCTCGGTCAGTCTGGTTGACACAACCGACATCAATGCCGTGAAGGCAGCAATCACGCCGCAAACCCGAGCTCTCTTTCTTGAGACACCGTCCAACCCTCTCTTCAAGATTACCGATCTGAGAGCCATGGTAAACATCGCCAAAGAGAATAAGTTGATCACCCTGCTCGACAACACCTTTATGACCCCGCTGATGCAGCGTCCTCTGGACCTCGGCATTGATATCACAATTCACAGTGCCACCAAGTTTCTAGGTGGCCACAGCGATATACTCGCAGGGTTGGTGACAACGTCTGATCCAGATCTGGGCAAGCGCCTGAAATATTTCCAGAACGCCTTTGGGGCAGTCCTCTCTCCCTTTGACTCGTTCTTACTCTCCCGTGGCATCAAGACCCTTAAGGTGCGGCTTGAAGCAGCTCAAAAGAGCGCACAAGAGCTTGCTGAAAGACTCATGGGTCATCCTTCGGTTGCTCGCGTCTGGTTCCCGGGACTCACAGATTTCCCTGGTCGCGACTTGCACTTTTCTCAAGCGACAGGAGCCGGAGCGATCCTTTCTTTTGAACTCAAAGACGAAGGTCAGATCAAAAACCTTCTTGAGAACGTCAAACTGCCAATTATCGCACCGAGTCTGGGCGGCGTCGAAACCATACTCACCCATTGCTGGTCGATGTCCCACGCCGCCATTCCTGCTCAGGACAAGCTGCAGCAAGGGATATCCAAGAGTCTTTTACGCATTTCCGTCGGGCTTGAAGATGTTGACGACCTCTGGGAAGATCTGGAGAAAGGACTAGGCTGA
- a CDS encoding cytochrome c3 family protein, translating into MKKLMIAIMLVAFAFTVVYAADMVTYENKKGTVTFDHKTHGEKMECTACHEGTPAKIEIDKDAAHGDSCKGCHKEKGGPTKCNDCHKK; encoded by the coding sequence ATGAAAAAACTGATGATTGCCATCATGCTGGTCGCGTTCGCTTTCACCGTCGTTTATGCCGCTGACATGGTCACCTATGAGAACAAAAAAGGGACGGTCACATTTGATCACAAAACTCACGGCGAGAAGATGGAATGTACTGCCTGCCACGAAGGCACTCCGGCCAAAATCGAGATCGACAAAGATGCGGCTCACGGAGACTCTTGTAAAGGTTGCCACAAGGAAAAGGGCGGCCCTACCAAGTGCAACGATTGCCACAAGAAATAA
- a CDS encoding ABC transporter ATP-binding protein, translating into MLLQVENLEVKYGNIQALHGISFHVNEGEIVTLIGANGAGKTTSLYSITRLPPPEAPRVVGGDIKFMGESILKAKPSDVVKKMHLALSPEGRRIFGNLSVMENLKIATYSRAKAADLDAEYERIFDLFPRLKERRNQRSESLSGGEQQMLAVGRALMTGCKILLLDEPSMGLAPVLKYELFRKLKQLNEEGMTILLVEQNANLALHLAHRGYVLDTGNIVAEGTSEELLGNPEVKKAYLGG; encoded by the coding sequence ATGCTGCTGCAAGTTGAAAATCTCGAAGTCAAGTACGGCAATATCCAGGCGCTGCACGGGATCAGCTTTCATGTTAACGAGGGCGAGATCGTCACCCTGATCGGCGCCAACGGGGCCGGCAAGACCACCAGCCTCTACTCCATCACCCGGCTGCCACCCCCTGAAGCCCCACGCGTTGTCGGTGGTGATATTAAGTTTATGGGTGAATCGATCCTCAAGGCCAAGCCCAGCGACGTGGTAAAAAAGATGCATCTCGCCCTGTCTCCGGAAGGACGGCGGATTTTCGGCAACCTGTCGGTCATGGAGAATTTAAAGATTGCCACCTACTCCCGTGCCAAGGCTGCCGATCTTGATGCCGAATACGAGCGGATCTTCGATCTGTTCCCGCGCCTTAAAGAGCGCCGCAACCAGCGCAGCGAATCCCTCTCTGGTGGCGAACAGCAGATGTTGGCGGTTGGCCGGGCGTTGATGACCGGCTGCAAAATTCTGCTTTTGGATGAGCCTTCGATGGGCCTGGCACCCGTGCTGAAGTACGAGTTGTTCCGTAAGCTCAAACAGTTGAATGAAGAAGGGATGACCATTCTTCTCGTTGAGCAAAATGCAAACCTGGCCCTCCACTTAGCCCACCGAGGCTATGTTCTTGATACTGGCAATATTGTTGCCGAAGGGACCAGCGAAGAATTACTCGGTAATCCGGAAGTCAAAAAAGCTTACCTGGGCGGCTGA
- a CDS encoding helix-turn-helix transcriptional regulator translates to MNVQEILASLRKDNGISKTRAAQIAGVSVNTYSSWEIDGIQPKVQSGINLADHYKVTLDYLYGRKTESKSLSNELTEDETEYIEVLRSLEPTDQLKVVNLLLRLHRSGDAMENL, encoded by the coding sequence GTGAATGTTCAAGAAATACTGGCATCACTCAGAAAAGACAACGGCATATCTAAAACTAGAGCGGCTCAAATTGCTGGTGTTTCTGTGAACACATATTCTTCATGGGAAATAGATGGCATCCAACCAAAAGTACAGAGTGGTATAAATTTAGCGGACCACTATAAAGTTACCCTTGATTATCTGTATGGCAGAAAAACGGAAAGTAAATCTCTAAGCAATGAACTAACAGAAGACGAAACAGAATATATTGAGGTACTCCGCTCACTAGAACCAACTGACCAACTAAAAGTCGTCAACCTGTTGCTCCGACTTCACAGAAGCGGCGATGCCATGGAGAACCTATGA
- a CDS encoding DUF4212 domain-containing protein gives MDKSGEAYWKAVLTLIAQVLAVWFFVSFGCGILFADALNSMSIGGYPLGFWFAQQGSMYVFVILIFVYGKLMNNLDIKFDVHEE, from the coding sequence ATGGACAAATCTGGAGAAGCATATTGGAAAGCAGTACTGACGTTGATCGCACAGGTTTTAGCTGTTTGGTTCTTCGTCTCATTCGGCTGTGGCATCTTGTTCGCGGATGCACTCAACAGCATGAGCATCGGTGGTTATCCGCTGGGCTTCTGGTTCGCACAGCAGGGTTCGATGTATGTCTTTGTTATTCTGATCTTCGTCTATGGGAAGCTCATGAATAATCTCGATATCAAATTTGACGTTCACGAAGAATAA
- a CDS encoding PLP-dependent aspartate aminotransferase family protein, whose amino-acid sequence MKKAVHFTKETNLIQLGVGFDEKTGAISVPIYPSATYRHPGVGESTGYDYTRSGNPTRQVLENGLAELEGGSRGLVFSSGMAALTTFFLHFSQGDHLIVSEDLYGGTYRVLDQIFANFGLTVSYVNTTDTEAVAAAISDQTRALLVETPGNPLLGISDLAALGKLCQQHEILFAVDNTFLSPLLQRPFEFGADVVIYSATKYLGGHNDLCAGVLIARDEELGEKLYFLQNSTGAILPPFDCWLLLRSLKTLALRIDQHCKNAIIVAKWLEQHPKVTEIYYPGLKQHPGHELSKNQAKDFGGMLSFRVCSAEHARSVLKRLKLISFAESLGGVESLMTLPAIQTHADIPEAERERLGICERLLRLSVGTESVEDIIADLEQALT is encoded by the coding sequence ATGAAAAAAGCAGTTCATTTTACCAAAGAAACCAATCTGATCCAGTTGGGTGTCGGCTTCGATGAAAAAACCGGCGCAATCAGCGTTCCCATTTATCCGAGTGCAACCTATCGACATCCAGGAGTAGGCGAATCTACCGGCTACGATTACACCCGTTCAGGGAACCCGACCAGGCAGGTTCTCGAGAATGGCCTGGCGGAGCTGGAAGGGGGCTCACGCGGGCTCGTCTTCTCCTCGGGAATGGCAGCGCTCACAACCTTTTTCCTGCACTTTTCCCAGGGCGATCATCTCATCGTCAGTGAAGACCTTTATGGCGGCACCTATCGCGTTCTTGACCAGATATTTGCCAACTTCGGCCTGACCGTCTCCTACGTCAACACCACAGACACAGAAGCTGTGGCAGCGGCGATCTCCGATCAAACCAGAGCACTTCTGGTTGAGACGCCCGGCAATCCCCTGCTTGGGATTTCAGACCTTGCTGCCTTAGGAAAACTCTGTCAACAACACGAAATCCTCTTCGCCGTAGACAACACCTTCCTCAGCCCGCTCCTGCAGAGGCCTTTCGAGTTCGGCGCCGACGTTGTCATCTATAGCGCCACCAAATATCTAGGAGGTCATAACGATCTCTGTGCCGGCGTACTCATCGCTCGAGACGAAGAGCTTGGTGAAAAACTTTACTTCCTGCAGAACTCGACCGGCGCAATTCTGCCACCTTTTGACTGCTGGCTTCTTTTGCGCAGCCTGAAAACGCTAGCCCTGCGAATTGACCAGCACTGCAAAAACGCCATAATAGTGGCAAAGTGGCTCGAGCAACATCCCAAAGTCACTGAAATCTATTATCCGGGGCTGAAACAACATCCCGGCCATGAACTCTCAAAGAACCAGGCTAAGGACTTCGGCGGCATGCTTTCATTCAGAGTCTGCTCTGCTGAGCATGCCAGATCTGTCCTTAAACGCTTAAAACTGATCTCCTTTGCCGAGAGCCTTGGCGGCGTAGAATCATTGATGACCCTCCCGGCAATACAAACCCACGCCGACATCCCGGAAGCTGAGCGTGAACGCCTTGGCATCTGTGAACGACTGCTACGACTTTCCGTCGGCACCGAGTCCGTCGAGGACATTATTGCCGATCTGGAACAGGCCTTGACTTAA
- a CDS encoding DUF294 nucleotidyltransferase-like domain-containing protein — translation MPNNNFSEESFFFLHIDSVCRTPAITCPPDMSVIDAARLMQEHNIAGLVVVEDETPTGILSVRDLRDIIATAGEDLTSHRVRDIMHVGVVTVRNQAYVFEAIFKMAKNNIHRLAVVNEEKKLIGVINATDLLSMQTRSPLYLTQEMEAAESLDDLREINSRILDMVKRAMSAGADTRSLVHLIAHFNDGFTHRIISLMESQEGIVLPAKAAYLALGSEGRGEQTLRTDQDSAMVYSDDISDQDLELCARFASRLVDALEFVGIPRCPGNTMASNPQWRHSLSEWQELIEQWISVPKGEHMVNFGMFQDFRTIHGDGSLEKALHKFVHETTQANMIFFPHVAKNIVRFPAPLGIFGRIKVDRKGKNRGKVDLKKAGIFAITEGASLLALENNLGEGTTWDKLEKLGQAGILSQKCSETISEAFSQLVHFRLKRQLSDLAAGNTPSNAIDPQRLPEKEQGQLREALRGVNRLMRIIRDRYHLDSISR, via the coding sequence ATGCCAAACAACAACTTTTCCGAAGAGAGTTTTTTTTTCCTGCATATCGATAGCGTCTGCCGGACTCCAGCGATCACCTGCCCTCCCGACATGAGCGTCATTGACGCTGCTCGATTAATGCAAGAGCACAACATCGCCGGACTCGTTGTGGTTGAGGATGAGACCCCGACCGGCATCCTTTCGGTCAGAGATTTACGAGACATCATAGCAACGGCCGGTGAGGACCTTACCTCACACCGTGTGCGTGACATCATGCATGTCGGAGTTGTGACCGTTCGCAATCAGGCCTATGTCTTTGAGGCCATCTTCAAAATGGCTAAAAACAACATTCATCGCCTGGCGGTTGTCAACGAAGAGAAGAAACTGATTGGCGTGATCAACGCGACCGATCTGCTCAGCATGCAAACACGCAGCCCCCTCTATCTGACCCAGGAAATGGAAGCGGCAGAGTCCCTTGACGACCTTCGCGAAATCAACAGCCGCATACTCGATATGGTGAAAAGGGCGATGAGCGCCGGGGCTGACACCAGAAGCCTGGTCCACCTGATCGCCCATTTCAACGACGGCTTCACGCATCGCATCATCTCCCTTATGGAGAGCCAGGAGGGAATCGTCCTGCCAGCGAAAGCAGCCTACCTTGCACTTGGCAGTGAGGGACGCGGTGAGCAGACCCTGCGCACCGACCAGGACAGCGCCATGGTCTACTCCGACGATATTTCAGATCAGGATCTGGAGCTGTGCGCCCGCTTCGCCTCAAGACTGGTTGATGCTCTGGAATTTGTCGGCATCCCCCGCTGCCCGGGAAACACCATGGCCAGCAACCCGCAGTGGCGTCATAGCCTCAGCGAATGGCAGGAGCTCATAGAACAATGGATCTCCGTACCCAAGGGAGAGCATATGGTCAACTTCGGCATGTTTCAGGATTTTCGAACGATTCACGGTGATGGGTCCCTGGAGAAGGCGCTCCACAAGTTCGTCCATGAGACCACCCAGGCAAACATGATCTTCTTCCCACACGTCGCCAAAAACATTGTCCGCTTCCCCGCACCACTGGGGATATTCGGGCGAATCAAAGTTGATCGAAAGGGTAAGAACAGGGGAAAGGTGGATCTGAAGAAAGCGGGAATTTTTGCCATTACCGAAGGCGCCAGCCTACTGGCATTGGAAAACAATCTCGGCGAGGGCACCACCTGGGACAAGCTAGAAAAATTGGGACAAGCAGGAATCCTGTCCCAAAAATGCAGCGAAACAATCAGTGAGGCGTTTTCTCAACTGGTTCACTTTCGGTTAAAAAGGCAATTGAGCGATCTCGCTGCCGGCAATACGCCCAGCAACGCCATTGACCCGCAGAGGCTCCCGGAAAAAGAACAGGGGCAACTCCGTGAAGCTCTACGTGGAGTCAACCGCCTGATGCGCATCATACGCGACCGTTACCACCTCGATTCGATCTCCCGCTAG
- a CDS encoding VOC family protein, which yields MSYKMIHSCIRVMDLEKSESFYQEAFGFTVARRKDYSEYKFTLSYLRSSGSDFELELTCNHDQEEPYELGNGYSHLAVSVVDLEASHKKHEEMGLEPKPLKGLPGQGARFYFLADPDGYLVEVVKA from the coding sequence ATGTCATACAAAATGATTCATTCCTGTATTCGCGTTATGGACCTTGAAAAGTCTGAAAGCTTCTACCAGGAGGCTTTTGGATTTACTGTCGCAAGGCGCAAGGACTACTCTGAATACAAGTTCACCCTCAGTTATTTGCGCTCCTCCGGGAGTGATTTTGAGTTAGAGCTGACCTGCAATCATGATCAAGAAGAGCCTTATGAGCTTGGCAACGGTTACTCTCACCTGGCTGTGTCTGTTGTCGATCTTGAGGCTTCTCATAAAAAGCATGAAGAGATGGGGCTGGAGCCAAAACCGTTGAAAGGTTTGCCAGGACAGGGCGCAAGGTTCTATTTTTTAGCCGACCCTGATGGCTACCTGGTTGAGGTTGTAAAGGCCTGA
- a CDS encoding cation acetate symporter: MSLQAMTYMVVGATFALYIGIAIWARAGSTSEFYVAGGGVPPVLNGMATGADWMSAASFISMAGLIANMGYGGGLFLMGWTGGYVLLAMLLAPYLRKFGKFTVPQFVGDRFYSKSASCVAVMCLLAASLTYIIGQMTGVGVAFSRFLGVSNTMGVFIGMGIVFMYAVFGGMKGITYTQVAQYCVLILAYTIPAIFISMTLTGNPLPQLGLGGDFVGTDMTLLGKLDQVVMDLGFPQYTTMTRISTLNMFVYTMSLMIGTAGLPHVIMRFFTVPSVKAARSSAGWALVFIAILYTTAPGVAAMARLNLHASVNTSVKSGGDLFAESASIKYDERPDWMKRWEVTGLLKFEDKNGDGRIQYYNDKNAPAGAVAAGWKGSELSVNRDIMVLANPEIAKLPNWVIALVAAGGLAAALSTAAGLLLAISSAISHDLFKNIFMPDMSEKNELMTGKIAMACSILVAGYLGLNPPDFAAGTVAIAFGLAASSIFPALMMGIFNKKMNKEGAMAGMLAGIGVTMLYVFAHKGIFFIKGTSFLGLFGGKANFFMGIEPNAFGAIGALVNFAVAYVVSKITPECPEHIQHMVESVRTPRGSKAVDGSHAH; the protein is encoded by the coding sequence ATGTCACTTCAAGCTATGACTTATATGGTTGTCGGCGCTACCTTTGCTCTTTATATCGGTATCGCTATTTGGGCCCGCGCTGGTAGCACCAGTGAATTCTATGTCGCTGGTGGTGGCGTACCACCCGTTCTCAACGGTATGGCAACTGGTGCTGACTGGATGTCTGCGGCATCCTTTATCTCCATGGCCGGTCTGATTGCCAACATGGGCTACGGCGGCGGTCTCTTCCTCATGGGTTGGACCGGTGGTTACGTTCTCCTGGCGATGCTGCTGGCGCCTTACCTGCGTAAATTCGGTAAGTTTACTGTGCCCCAGTTCGTTGGTGACCGTTTCTACTCCAAGTCTGCCAGCTGTGTGGCGGTTATGTGTCTGTTGGCCGCCTCGCTCACCTATATCATTGGTCAGATGACCGGTGTTGGTGTTGCTTTCTCCCGTTTCCTGGGCGTCTCCAATACAATGGGTGTTTTCATCGGTATGGGTATCGTCTTTATGTACGCGGTTTTCGGCGGCATGAAAGGCATCACCTACACTCAGGTCGCGCAGTACTGCGTTCTGATTCTTGCTTACACGATTCCTGCAATCTTCATCTCCATGACTCTGACTGGCAATCCTTTGCCGCAGCTCGGCCTCGGTGGCGACTTTGTTGGCACCGACATGACTCTTCTGGGCAAGCTTGACCAGGTTGTAATGGACCTCGGTTTCCCACAGTACACCACGATGACTCGTATCAGCACGCTGAACATGTTCGTCTACACCATGTCACTGATGATCGGTACTGCCGGTCTGCCGCACGTTATCATGCGTTTCTTCACGGTTCCTTCGGTTAAGGCTGCTCGCTCCTCCGCCGGTTGGGCGTTGGTTTTCATCGCGATCCTCTACACCACGGCTCCTGGCGTTGCTGCTATGGCTCGCCTGAACCTGCACGCTTCTGTTAACACGTCTGTTAAGTCTGGTGGCGACCTCTTCGCTGAAAGTGCCAGCATCAAGTACGATGAGCGACCTGACTGGATGAAGCGTTGGGAAGTAACCGGCCTGCTCAAGTTCGAAGACAAGAATGGCGACGGCCGTATTCAGTACTACAATGACAAGAACGCTCCAGCTGGTGCTGTTGCTGCTGGCTGGAAAGGTAGCGAACTGTCAGTAAACCGCGACATCATGGTTCTCGCGAATCCTGAAATCGCAAAACTGCCTAACTGGGTTATCGCACTGGTTGCTGCCGGTGGTCTGGCTGCTGCTCTTTCAACGGCTGCCGGTCTGTTGCTGGCGATCTCCTCGGCGATCTCCCACGACCTTTTCAAAAACATCTTCATGCCTGACATGAGCGAGAAGAATGAGCTGATGACCGGTAAGATCGCCATGGCCTGCTCGATTCTGGTCGCTGGTTATCTCGGTCTCAATCCTCCTGACTTCGCGGCAGGTACCGTTGCTATCGCCTTCGGTCTCGCTGCAAGTTCGATCTTCCCGGCTCTGATGATGGGTATCTTCAACAAGAAGATGAACAAAGAAGGCGCAATGGCTGGTATGCTCGCTGGTATCGGCGTTACCATGCTCTACGTTTTCGCCCACAAAGGTATCTTCTTCATCAAGGGCACCTCGTTCCTCGGTCTCTTTGGTGGCAAAGCGAACTTCTTCATGGGCATTGAGCCTAACGCCTTTGGCGCGATCGGCGCATTGGTTAACTTTGCTGTTGCCTACGTGGTCAGCAAAATCACTCCGGAATGCCCTGAGCATATCCAGCATATGGTCGAAAGCGTGCGTACCCCTCGCGGTTCCAAAGCTGTTGACGGTTCTCACGCTCACTAA
- a CDS encoding ABC transporter ATP-binding protein, with product MAQTQEQTDNAPVLEINGLTQRFGGLTAVDNFNVKLMPGKLTGLIGPNGAGKTTVFNLASGFYQPSEGEILVGGKPTAGLKPHKVTALGIARTFQNIRLWNDMTVLDNIRVAQHYWLGYGFFHSVIRTKRYKQREDEIEQEAQKLLEVFDLQRFKDEFPKNLPYGTQRKLEIARALSTHPKLLLLDEPAAGLNSHDVKDLIRLIRWIYDNFDVSIWMIEHHMDVVMELCSHIKVIDFGQTIAEGTPEEIRNHPAVITAYLGDDVI from the coding sequence ATGGCACAGACACAAGAACAGACAGATAATGCGCCGGTCCTCGAAATCAACGGGCTGACTCAACGCTTCGGCGGCCTGACCGCAGTTGACAATTTTAATGTCAAATTGATGCCGGGGAAACTGACGGGATTAATCGGCCCCAACGGCGCCGGCAAGACCACGGTCTTCAACCTGGCCAGTGGCTTCTACCAGCCGTCCGAGGGAGAAATTCTGGTTGGCGGCAAACCAACGGCTGGCCTCAAACCGCATAAAGTGACCGCGCTCGGCATTGCCCGCACTTTCCAGAACATTCGCCTCTGGAACGACATGACAGTGCTCGACAACATCCGCGTCGCCCAGCACTACTGGCTCGGTTATGGCTTCTTCCACAGTGTCATCCGCACCAAACGATATAAGCAGCGAGAAGATGAAATCGAACAGGAAGCGCAAAAGCTGCTCGAGGTGTTTGATCTGCAACGCTTTAAAGATGAGTTTCCGAAGAACCTGCCTTACGGCACCCAGCGCAAGTTGGAGATCGCCCGCGCTTTGTCGACCCATCCGAAGCTACTGCTGCTCGACGAGCCAGCTGCCGGCCTCAATTCGCATGATGTCAAAGATCTGATCCGGCTGATACGCTGGATTTACGACAATTTCGATGTCAGCATCTGGATGATCGAACACCACATGGACGTGGTCATGGAGCTTTGCAGCCATATCAAGGTCATCGACTTCGGCCAAACAATCGCCGAAGGCACACCGGAAGAAATTCGCAACCATCCCGCGGTTATCACCGCATATCTGGGAGATGATGTAATCTGA